The Ictidomys tridecemlineatus isolate mIctTri1 chromosome 6, mIctTri1.hap1, whole genome shotgun sequence genome includes a region encoding these proteins:
- the LOC144364936 gene encoding uncharacterized protein LOC144364936, which yields MKRSAMKALPLYQQRLRTQARAPNKSLTDHLLEDAHPDPLLMVEMTMKMKMKVMTQSRDHQKEAISSSQVVPLVLDSSRHPPSKEASNIKVTLLVLHSHRDPPSMEASSSSKVALLIPDSSRDPPSKEASNNKVALLFPDSHRDPPSMEASSSSKVALLFPDSHRDPLSKEASSSSSKVALLIPDSHRDPQSKEASNIKVTLLLLDSHRNPPSKEASSSSKVALLFPDSHRVPPSKEASSSSSKFALLVLDSSSNPPNKKVIGSFCLISSCKSLGITFTFPNG from the exons ATGAAG AGGTCAGCTATGAAGGCCCTTCCACTCTATCAACAG AGGTTGAGGACCCAAGCCAGAGCTCCGAACAAGTCCCTCACAGACCACCTCCTGGAGGACGCCCACCCAGACCCCCTGCTGATGGTGGAGATGacaatgaagatgaagatgaaggtgATGACTCAGAGCAGGGACCACCAGAAGGAGGCAATCAGCAGCAGCCAGGTCGTCCCCCTCGTCCTGGACAGCAGCAGGCACCCCCCCAGCAAGGAGGCAAGCAACATCAAGGTCACCCTCCTCGTCCTGCACAGCCACAGGGACCCCCCCAGCAtggaggccagcagcagcagcaaggtcgCCCTCCTCATCCCGGACAGCAGCAGGGACCCCCCCAGCAAGGAGGCAAGCAACAACAAGGTCGCCCTCCTTTTCCCGGACAGCCACAGGGACCCCCCCAGCAtggaggccagcagcagcagcaaggtcgCCCTCCTTTTCCCGGACAGCCACAGGGACCCCCTcagcaaggaggccagcagcagcagcagcaaggtcgCCCTCCTCATCCCGGACAGCCACAGGGACCCCCAGAGCAAGGAGGCCAGCAACATCAAggtcaccctcctcctcctggacAGCCACAGAAACCCCCccagcaaggaggccagcagcagcagcaaggtcgCCCTCCTCTTCCCGGACAGCCACAGGGTCCCCCccagcaaggaggccagcagcagcagcagcaagttCGCCCTCCTCGTCCTGGACAGTAGCAGTAACCCCCCCAATAAGAAGGTAATTGGGAGCTTCTGCCTCATATCATCCTGCAAATCTCTGGGCATCACCTTCACTTTCCCAAATGGATAG